In the Moraxella osloensis genome, one interval contains:
- a CDS encoding HAD family hydrolase — protein sequence MINMKNKSLIIFDWDGTLMDSVGLIVDAMRYAAEKHGLTVTDEATKSIIGIALVDAFPLLFPNDSDKYDELLATYSEYYVKHCDNDKLFAGIKELIQDLHAQGKTLAIATGKKRKGLERVLPNSGIEAFFTTTKTADETAGKPNPLMLEQILVETGTRIENAVFIGDSIHDIRMANNIGMDSIAVSYGCEKADVLAKEQPTKLVTTINELKQQLI from the coding sequence ATGATTAACATGAAAAACAAATCCCTAATCATTTTCGATTGGGATGGCACGCTGATGGATTCGGTTGGCTTAATCGTCGATGCCATGCGCTATGCTGCCGAAAAGCACGGTTTAACCGTCACCGATGAAGCCACCAAATCCATTATCGGCATTGCGTTAGTCGATGCGTTTCCCTTGCTGTTTCCCAACGACAGCGATAAATATGACGAACTTTTAGCCACTTACTCTGAGTATTACGTCAAGCATTGCGACAACGACAAACTGTTTGCTGGTATCAAAGAATTGATTCAAGATTTACACGCGCAAGGTAAAACACTAGCGATTGCCACAGGCAAGAAACGTAAAGGTCTGGAGCGAGTATTGCCAAACTCTGGAATTGAAGCCTTTTTCACAACTACCAAAACCGCTGACGAAACCGCAGGTAAGCCAAATCCCTTAATGCTTGAGCAAATCTTGGTAGAAACAGGCACAAGAATAGAAAACGCTGTTTTTATCGGTGATAGTATTCATGACATCCGTATGGCAAATAATATTGGCATGGACAGCATAGCAGTGAGTTACGGCTGTGAAAAAGCCGACGTCTTAGCAAAAGAACAGCCAACCAAGCTTGTGACCACAATCAATGAACTAAAACAACAGCTCATTTAG
- a CDS encoding RluA family pseudouridine synthase produces the protein MTEHSQSPKRPAHPSKKRDTPSQQSAHQNPKRTPSKQTPSKQPQSADDDILDFAKVNYLTVTRQQHDQRVDNFLLGRLKGLPRSHVYNMIRSDEIRVNGKRCKPHDKLQRNDVVRIAPIKLATREKPVISPDFAQSLLERIVYEDEGLIVLNKPSGMAVHGGSGESFGVIEAMREATGKKYLELVHRIDKDTSGLLMIAKKRSTLKTLQEHLREKTLQKTYLCLVVGWISSDAQTIDKPLLKYTLPATQEGKSGERRVKVDVKSEDSKPSQTQINVLQKFALNGQKVSLIEAKPLTGRTHQIRVHLASIGHPLLGDDKYNPNVAKGDKSVRRLCLHAYQLAIPEYDVITVDLPDDMQSLIENQHD, from the coding sequence ATGACAGAGCACTCGCAGTCTCCCAAACGTCCCGCCCATCCTAGCAAAAAACGCGACACCCCATCGCAGCAATCGGCTCATCAAAACCCAAAACGCACGCCTAGTAAACAAACGCCTAGCAAACAACCGCAGTCTGCAGATGACGATATTTTAGATTTTGCTAAAGTCAACTATCTGACCGTCACGCGCCAGCAGCATGACCAACGTGTTGATAATTTTTTGTTGGGTCGTCTTAAAGGACTGCCGCGCTCACACGTCTATAACATGATTCGTTCCGACGAAATCCGTGTCAATGGCAAACGCTGTAAACCCCACGACAAACTACAGCGTAATGACGTGGTGCGCATTGCACCCATCAAGCTTGCCACGCGTGAAAAACCCGTGATTAGCCCTGACTTTGCTCAGAGCTTGCTTGAGCGCATTGTGTATGAAGATGAGGGTTTAATCGTGCTCAATAAACCATCGGGTATGGCGGTGCATGGCGGCAGTGGCGAGAGTTTTGGCGTGATTGAAGCCATGCGAGAAGCAACGGGTAAAAAATACCTTGAGTTGGTACACCGCATTGACAAAGATACCTCTGGCTTACTGATGATTGCCAAAAAACGCTCAACACTTAAAACTTTACAAGAGCATTTGCGAGAAAAAACCTTGCAAAAAACCTATCTGTGTTTGGTGGTAGGTTGGATAAGTAGCGACGCACAAACCATTGATAAACCGCTACTAAAATACACGTTGCCTGCTACACAAGAAGGCAAAAGCGGTGAACGCCGTGTCAAAGTGGATGTAAAGTCCGAAGACAGTAAGCCAAGTCAAACCCAAATTAACGTGTTGCAAAAATTTGCGTTGAATGGTCAAAAAGTCAGCTTAATTGAAGCCAAGCCGCTGACAGGGCGTACCCACCAAATCCGTGTGCACTTGGCGAGTATCGGGCATCCATTATTGGGTGATGATAAATACAATCCGAATGTGGCTAAAGGCGATAAAAGCGTGCGCCGCTTGTGCTTGCATGCTTATCAGCTTGCTATTCCAGAATATGACGTGATAACAGTAGATTTACCCGATGATATGCAAAGTTTGATAGAGAATCAACATGATTAA
- a CDS encoding Rne/Rng family ribonuclease translates to MTEELLINISPSESRVAVLEDGILNEIFIERHSKLGSVGNIYLGTVVRVLPGMQAAFIDIGQSRTAFLHVNDMQTLRPKLSAIEPPKPQNPAIDNTLDPDTTTLAMTTTTYQPPPSELIENRLYEGQRILVQVIKDQLGSKGARLTTDVSLPSRYLVYLPYGEHIGISQRIDGDERERLKTQLGELMHQVNLQGGLIARTAAENIPQSKLEEDIYYLLQLWRMVQARREQTPTHRRFELIYQDLSLPLRAIRDLIGEQTERVTVDNARVFDAIRHFAKEFVPLIYPRIQLYEGEQALFDVHRVEEDLKDALNRRVNLKSGGYLIIDQTEAMTTIDVNTGSFVGGRSLEDTVYKTNLEATHAIARQLRLRNLGGIIILDFIDMQEQQHRDEVLASLQEQLKRDYAKTNISEVSALGLIEMTRKRTRESLQQQLCEPCPTCGGKGFVKSAETVCLEIFRELMRCARTYNVPKKFTVVANSGVIDLLETIEADTVAEMEYLLGRPINLESDNRFNQEQYDILLD, encoded by the coding sequence ATGACCGAAGAATTACTCATCAACATCAGCCCATCTGAGAGCCGAGTCGCGGTGCTCGAAGATGGGATACTCAACGAAATCTTTATCGAACGCCATAGCAAACTTGGCTCAGTGGGCAATATCTACCTTGGCACAGTGGTGCGCGTACTGCCAGGCATGCAGGCGGCGTTTATCGACATTGGGCAATCGCGCACTGCGTTTTTGCACGTCAATGATATGCAGACCCTGCGTCCTAAGCTCTCAGCCATTGAACCGCCCAAACCGCAAAACCCCGCGATTGACAATACCTTAGACCCTGACACCACTACGCTTGCGATGACCACAACCACCTATCAGCCACCGCCTAGCGAGTTGATAGAAAACCGCTTGTATGAAGGACAGCGTATCTTGGTGCAAGTGATTAAAGACCAATTAGGCAGTAAAGGCGCACGACTGACGACGGATGTGTCATTGCCTTCGCGTTATTTGGTGTACTTGCCGTATGGTGAACATATTGGTATCTCTCAGCGGATTGATGGCGATGAGCGAGAGCGGTTAAAAACACAGCTTGGCGAGCTGATGCACCAAGTCAATCTACAAGGCGGATTGATTGCGCGTACTGCTGCCGAAAATATCCCGCAATCCAAACTAGAAGAAGATATTTATTATCTACTGCAGCTTTGGCGGATGGTACAAGCCCGCCGTGAACAAACGCCGACCCATCGCCGTTTTGAGCTAATTTATCAGGATTTGTCGCTACCTTTGCGCGCGATTCGAGATTTGATTGGTGAGCAGACTGAAAGGGTGACGGTCGATAACGCTCGAGTGTTTGACGCTATTCGTCATTTTGCCAAAGAATTTGTGCCACTCATTTATCCACGTATTCAATTGTACGAAGGCGAGCAGGCGTTATTTGATGTTCACCGCGTTGAAGAGGATTTAAAAGACGCACTCAATCGCCGTGTTAATCTCAAATCAGGCGGTTATCTTATCATCGACCAAACCGAAGCCATGACTACCATTGATGTCAATACAGGCTCATTTGTTGGAGGGCGTTCTCTTGAAGATACGGTGTATAAAACCAATTTAGAGGCCACCCACGCCATCGCCCGTCAGCTGCGACTGCGTAATTTGGGCGGGATTATCATTCTTGACTTTATCGATATGCAAGAGCAACAACACCGCGATGAAGTGCTAGCAAGCCTGCAAGAACAATTAAAGCGTGATTATGCCAAAACCAACATCAGCGAAGTCTCAGCGCTTGGGCTGATAGAGATGACTCGTAAACGCACGCGTGAGAGTCTACAACAACAGCTTTGCGAGCCGTGTCCAACCTGTGGCGGTAAAGGCTTTGTCAAAAGTGCCGAAACCGTGTGTCTGGAGATTTTCCGCGAATTGATGCGCTGTGCCAGAACCTACAACGTCCCCAAGAAATTTACCGTGGTCGCAAATAGTGGCGTCATTGATTTGCTTGAAACCATTGAAGCAGATACAGTGGCAGAGATGGAATATTTGCTGGGTCGTCCGATTAACTTGGAGAGTGATAACCGTTTTAATCAAGAACAATATGATATTTTGCTAGATTAG